ACAAAAATCGACGAGCTGTACCCTGGCAATGTAACAGAGAGCGAGAAAAAGGCAATGACACAAGCTGTCTCGTCATTTGTAGGTGACGTGATGGATAAGCAAAAGATTCGTCGCTTTGATGACTTGGTCGCGTATGTAAAGAAAAACAATCTGCCTGTGAGCGAATCGTTTTTACGCGAGCATTTTTCGTTTATGCAGTATGAAGTGTATGATTATGTCCGGTTTCCGCAGTTTAATGAGCTGATGTACTTTGCAAAAATCGGAATGAATAAATATAGAATGACGGTTCAATATTACGCAGGAGATTTGGGTGGAAGCGTCGATCGCACGTTTTACCTTTACTCAAGCGATGGCAAAACGTTTCGACTGATTGGAAAAGATGAATAAGAAAAGAAGGCTGGGACATGATCCCAGCCTTTTTTCGTGTCAGGCATGACGTTTTTGCCAGATAAAAAGGACGAGTGCAATCACGAGTGGATAGAGAGCGGACCACCCCAAAAAAGGATAGAGTCCTACTGTACAGATGAGAGAAGTCCAGGAAGCGATTCGGCCTACGCGACTATTGCGCAAGAGTCGGACCCCAGCAAGACATCCACCGATGTAAGTCGCAAAAAAGGTTGCATTGGGTAGCTCGATGAGTCTGGACAAGTCGATTACGTCGAAATAGAGTACGCCGAGAACGAGGACAAAACAAAGAGAGAGAAACAGAAGCCCGCCGGTTGGAGTCCGGTACTTGGCGTGGAGGGTGCCAAACCAGCGAGGAGCGATCTTTTCTTGCGCCAACGAATAGGCGATGCGTGACGCAGCTCCAATGTAAGCGTTGGCTGTTGCGATACAAATGAACAAGGCGGTTACGGCTACAATCCATCCGCCGATCGGACCCAGGGAGAGTTGAACCATGACACTGAGCGAGGCAGCAGAGATGCCGACCCCGTAGCTATGCGTAGCCACAGTCATAAAGGCCACGGCAAAATACAAGAGAGCAACGATTCCCGCACTCCACAAAACACCGCGAATCGCGTTTTTCGCAGGATCGACGAATTCCTCTGAGAGATGCGTCACGGCTTCCCACCCAATGAAGCACCAGAACATCAGACCTGCTGCTTGCACGACACTCAACCAACCGTTTGGCATAAAAGGGG
This genomic stretch from Brevibacillus sp. DP1.3A harbors:
- a CDS encoding APC family permease; its protein translation is MGNLSTQAPGLAKTLRLPQIVALYIGAVIGSGVLLIPGLAAQKAGPASILAWLVMSILVLPMAITMGLLSARYPSSGGVSTFVRTAYGDRFGNMVGWFFLLSVPIGAPILSVTGANYIAILLNWNDSQVYAAAALLLLAVLMMNVVGLHVAARVQTIVVSLIITILILAVVASIPHASVTHFSPFMPNGWLSVVQAAGLMFWCFIGWEAVTHLSEEFVDPAKNAIRGVLWSAGIVALLYFAVAFMTVATHSYGVGISAASLSVMVQLSLGPIGGWIVAVTALFICIATANAYIGAASRIAYSLAQEKIAPRWFGTLHAKYRTPTGGLLFLSLCFVLVLGVLYFDVIDLSRLIELPNATFFATYIGGCLAGVRLLRNSRVGRIASWTSLICTVGLYPFLGWSALYPLVIALVLFIWQKRHA